The Deinococcus malanensis DNA segment GTAGTGCCCGCCCGGAGGAATGTCCAGCGACAGGCTGTCGGCAATCACCTGGTCGGCAATCTCGGTCAGTTCCGAGAGCAGCGTGCCAGCCGGCTGGGTATCCGCGCCCCACCACACGTGGTTGACGGTGGCCGGGCGCAGCAGCGGCAGGATCGCGCCCTGCAACTGCTCCGGGTTGGCGTCCAGAGTCAGCCGCTCCACGTACAGGCCGCCAGCCTGTGGCACCAGGCTGGCGTGAACCTGCAGGTCGTCGGTGCCGTCCATCACTCCAATGATCTGCCGGCCGGCGTAGCGACCTTCCAGGCCGGCCAGGGCTTCTTCAACGCGTTCCAGGTGACGCCGGACCGTCAGCGCCACGATGTTTCCAGTATAGGCACGCGTTTCTACCCGGGTCTGGGCCCACAGCTCGTCCAGCGCCTTCTGGGCGCGCTGCACCGTGGTATCTACCGGGCCCAGCGTGCTCAGGTCCGTGGCGTAGGTCATGGCTGTGTCCCCTTCACAGTCGCCTCCAGCGGCGGTCCGGGCCGATCAGTTCGTCGGCCTCGTCGGGACCCCAGGTGCCGGCGGTGTAGTTCGGGAAATCGGGGGCGCTGGCTTTGGCCCCAGCTCCCTTCCGGCCCGGAAGTGTGTCCCAGGAATCCAGCAGCCCCGAGACGATCTGCCAGGCGTGATCGACTTCATCCTCGCGCGGGAAGAGGGTCGCGTCTCCCACCATGGCGTCGAGCAGCAGGCGTGAGTAGGGGCTTTCAAGCTGCGCTCCGAAGGCGTCATAGCGGAAATCCATGACCACCTCGCGCAGCACCATCTCCTGCCCCGGCGTCTTGCTGGAAAACTTCAGGCTGACCCCCTCGTCCGGCTGGATGCGGAAGGCCAGCACGTTGCGCTCCAGGCCGCCGGGGAAGATGCCCAGGGGGGGCCGCTTGAACACCACCGCGATCTCCGTGACCTTTTTGGGCAGCCGTTTGCCGGTGCGCAGGAAAAACGGCACGCCCTGCCAGCGCCAGTTGTCCACTTCCAGCTTCACGGCCACGTAGGTCGGCGTGCGGCTGCCCTGCTCGACCTTGGGCTCCTGGCGGTAGCCCGGAACTTTCTCGCCGTACATGG contains these protein-coding regions:
- a CDS encoding glucose-6-phosphate dehydrogenase assembly protein OpcA, with protein sequence MTYATDLSTLGPVDTTVQRAQKALDELWAQTRVETRAYTGNIVALTVRRHLERVEEALAGLEGRYAGRQIIGVMDGTDDLQVHASLVPQAGGLYVERLTLDANPEQLQGAILPLLRPATVNHVWWGADTQPAGTLLSELTEIADQVIADSLSLDIPPGGHYALADLGWSRSAGWREGLAQVFDSPDAARQLAQVDRLTVWYAGRKDLPARLFAGFVAGTLGWRDLSGVTFRSERCKREPGDLCGIELAGDSVRFSLRATQGDSVRVEAQWAGIDRTSDVNVPAMTLAEGLARVMARPERAEVFERAWTLARASLKS